One region of Sphingomonas abietis genomic DNA includes:
- a CDS encoding organic hydroperoxide resistance protein yields MSALYTTRVTAIGGRSGTVRSEDGVLDLSLAMPAALGGKGGATNPEQLFAAGYAACFENAVIHVTRNKDARLKDDDIVVVAQVGMSANGNGGFALSVALDVAISGIEQAVAEEVVQAAHAVCPYSNAVKGNIDVAITVTTS; encoded by the coding sequence ATGAGCGCACTTTACACAACCAGGGTAACGGCGATTGGGGGCCGTAGCGGCACCGTTCGGAGCGAAGACGGGGTCCTCGATCTTTCGCTTGCGATGCCGGCCGCGCTCGGTGGTAAAGGTGGCGCGACCAACCCGGAGCAGCTGTTCGCGGCGGGTTACGCGGCCTGCTTCGAGAATGCGGTGATCCACGTTACGCGCAACAAGGATGCCAGGCTCAAGGACGATGACATCGTCGTGGTCGCACAGGTGGGCATGTCCGCCAACGGCAACGGCGGTTTCGCGTTGTCCGTCGCCCTCGATGTCGCTATCTCCGGGATCGAACAGGCCGTTGCCGAAGAGGTCGTCCAGGCGGCACATGCGGTCTGCCCCTATTCGAACGCGGTGAAGGGCAATATCGACGTGGCGATCACGGTCACGACCAGCTGA
- a CDS encoding aldehyde dehydrogenase family protein, with the protein MVFVNHPTMVKADLPFGGVRRSGYGRELLGLGIKEFVNHKLIDVVDIDAPF; encoded by the coding sequence ATGGTGTTCGTGAACCACCCGACGATGGTCAAGGCAGACCTGCCGTTCGGCGGTGTCCGCCGCTCGGGCTATGGCCGCGAACTGCTCGGCCTCGGCATCAAGGAGTTCGTCAACCACAAGCTGATCGACGTCGTCGATATCGACGCTCCGTTCTGA
- a CDS encoding PAS domain-containing sensor histidine kinase, with protein MDRDGTGSASEGEAGIVSGARLGGLSQYLARWRKGLAKERPIEGDVGLQAQVLAAELSLLIDSAANYAIYMLDADGNVVIWNKGAERIKGWTEEEVIGRHCSIFYPEEEASAGKCADDLARAAAVGRIEEEGWRVRKDGSEFLASVTITAFRDEEGAVIGFGKVLRDITDERAAERSTEAREAQLSSILATVPDAMVVIDDRGIVQSFSSAAERMFGYAEREVLGQNVRMLMPSPDLERHDDYLRRYLATGEKKIIGKARRVIGLRKDGSTFPHELAIGEASGGGRRLFTGFIRDLTEREFTQSQLSDLQAELIHVSRVSAMGAMASTLAHELNQPITAVANYVEASRDLLVDADPEAIAMVREALGDAAAEAMRAGQIVRRLRDFVARGEVEKRIEDLPSLIEEACTLGLVGAAEKGVTVALEIDPAASPVLVDRVQIQQVLINLLRNAVEAMVDSPVRQLRISSGLKSAQMVRVTVADTGPGLAPEIANELFRAFQSTKQEGMGLGLSICRTIVEAHGGRIWADSQAAAGTTFHFTLMLAGGEDTLDG; from the coding sequence ATGGATCGTGACGGTACAGGCAGCGCGTCGGAAGGCGAAGCGGGCATAGTGTCCGGCGCTCGGCTCGGAGGTCTGAGCCAGTATCTTGCCCGCTGGCGCAAGGGACTGGCCAAGGAACGTCCGATCGAGGGCGATGTCGGCCTTCAGGCGCAGGTGCTGGCGGCGGAGCTGAGCTTGCTCATCGACAGCGCCGCCAACTACGCCATCTACATGCTCGATGCCGATGGCAACGTCGTCATCTGGAACAAGGGTGCGGAGCGAATCAAGGGCTGGACCGAGGAAGAGGTGATCGGTCGGCACTGCTCGATCTTCTATCCCGAGGAGGAGGCGTCAGCCGGGAAATGCGCAGACGATCTGGCCCGCGCGGCCGCCGTCGGTCGAATCGAGGAAGAAGGCTGGCGCGTCCGCAAGGACGGGTCCGAATTTCTCGCCAGCGTGACGATCACGGCCTTCCGCGACGAAGAGGGGGCGGTGATCGGCTTCGGCAAGGTCCTGCGCGACATCACCGACGAGCGGGCTGCCGAGCGCTCGACCGAGGCGCGCGAGGCGCAGCTGAGCTCGATTCTGGCGACGGTGCCCGACGCGATGGTCGTCATCGACGATCGCGGCATCGTGCAATCGTTCAGCAGCGCGGCCGAGCGCATGTTCGGCTATGCGGAACGCGAGGTGCTCGGGCAGAACGTCCGCATGCTGATGCCGTCACCCGATCTCGAACGGCATGACGATTATCTCAGGCGCTATCTCGCGACCGGCGAGAAAAAGATCATCGGCAAGGCCCGGCGCGTCATCGGGCTGCGCAAGGACGGCTCGACCTTCCCGCACGAGCTCGCGATCGGCGAGGCAAGCGGGGGCGGCAGGCGCCTATTCACCGGCTTCATCCGCGATCTCACCGAGCGCGAATTCACGCAGTCACAGCTTAGCGACCTTCAGGCGGAGCTGATCCACGTCTCTCGCGTCAGCGCGATGGGGGCCATGGCCTCGACGCTCGCACACGAGCTGAACCAGCCGATCACCGCGGTCGCCAATTATGTCGAGGCAAGCCGCGACTTGCTTGTCGATGCGGACCCTGAAGCGATTGCGATGGTGCGCGAGGCGCTCGGCGATGCCGCGGCCGAGGCGATGCGGGCCGGGCAGATCGTCCGGCGACTGCGCGACTTCGTTGCCCGCGGCGAGGTCGAGAAACGGATCGAGGACTTGCCGAGCCTGATCGAGGAGGCTTGCACGCTCGGCTTGGTGGGTGCCGCCGAGAAGGGGGTCACGGTTGCCCTGGAGATCGACCCTGCGGCCTCGCCGGTGTTGGTCGACCGCGTGCAGATCCAGCAGGTGCTGATCAATCTGCTGCGCAACGCAGTCGAGGCGATGGTCGACAGCCCGGTGCGACAGCTTCGGATCTCGTCCGGGCTCAAATCCGCGCAGATGGTGCGGGTCACCGTCGCCGATACCGGTCCCGGCCTTGCCCCCGAAATCGCAAACGAACTCTTCCGCGCGTTCCAGAGCACCAAGCAGGAAGGGATGGGGCTCGGCCTCTCGATCTGCCGAACCATTGTCGAGGCGCATGGCGGCCGCATCTGGGCGGACTCGCAGGCGGCGGCGGGGACGACGTTCCATTTCACCCTCATGCTTGCCGGAGGAGAAGACACCCTTGACGGATAG
- a CDS encoding NADP-dependent oxidoreductase has product MTPTNRTIVLASRPHGAPTPDNFRMEERPVPIPGAGELLLQLCYLSLDPYMRGRMNDAPSYTPPFELDAPLTGGAVSRVIESRNEGFAVGDLVLGHLGWQEYALSDGAGLTKLDAGMEHPSYALGALGMPGFTAWHGLLKVGVPRAADTVVVAGASGAVGSIVGQIASIKGARVVGVAGGPDKCRRVVGELGFDACVDHRDPGFAAALLAACPDGIDVYFENVGGAVFDAVLPLLNVGARVPVCGLIAHYNDASYSGGGATDKGPDRLPLVMTTILKRRICVEGFIISDHQAEHGDFLRDLGGWIAAGRVRVLEDVVDGLENAPEAFIGLLEGRNNGKLVIRATHA; this is encoded by the coding sequence ATGACGCCCACCAACCGCACGATCGTGCTCGCCTCGCGCCCGCACGGCGCGCCCACTCCCGACAATTTCCGCATGGAAGAGAGACCGGTGCCGATACCCGGTGCGGGCGAACTGCTGCTGCAACTCTGCTATCTGTCGCTTGATCCCTATATGCGCGGCCGGATGAACGACGCACCCTCCTATACCCCACCGTTCGAACTCGATGCACCGCTGACCGGCGGCGCGGTGAGCCGGGTGATCGAATCCCGCAATGAAGGCTTCGCTGTCGGAGATCTCGTGCTCGGCCATCTCGGCTGGCAGGAGTATGCGCTGTCCGACGGCGCCGGGTTGACGAAGCTCGACGCTGGCATGGAGCATCCCTCCTATGCGCTTGGCGCGCTCGGCATGCCCGGCTTCACCGCCTGGCACGGCCTGCTGAAGGTCGGCGTCCCTCGCGCGGCGGACACAGTCGTCGTCGCAGGCGCCAGCGGCGCTGTCGGCTCGATCGTCGGCCAGATCGCCAGTATCAAGGGCGCGCGCGTCGTCGGCGTCGCCGGCGGCCCGGACAAATGCCGCCGGGTCGTCGGGGAGCTGGGCTTCGATGCTTGCGTGGATCATCGCGATCCGGGCTTCGCCGCGGCGCTGCTCGCGGCCTGTCCGGACGGCATTGACGTCTATTTCGAGAATGTCGGCGGTGCAGTGTTCGATGCAGTGCTGCCCTTGCTGAACGTTGGCGCACGCGTCCCGGTCTGCGGCCTGATCGCCCATTACAATGATGCCAGCTACAGCGGCGGCGGAGCGACTGACAAGGGCCCGGATCGGCTGCCGCTGGTCATGACGACGATCCTCAAGAGGCGCATCTGCGTGGAGGGCTTCATCATCTCCGATCATCAGGCGGAGCATGGCGATTTCCTGCGCGATCTCGGCGGCTGGATCGCAGCGGGGCGGGTGCGCGTGCTCGAGGACGTCGTCGACGGGCTGGAGAATGCACCGGAGGCGTTCATCGGTTTGCTCGAGGGTCGTAACAACGGCAAGCTCGTTATCCGAGCGACGCACGCGTGA
- a CDS encoding response regulator transcription factor yields MIDKTDAVSAVRTKLLLVEDDAGVRRSLQLLLRGRGYDVRAYATGRQMLADPRSIEAACLITDYRMDEMDGLDVLRGLRDQGWHQPAILITAHHAADLVRAAREAGFDTILEKPLQDHVLVENVARTTRPS; encoded by the coding sequence ATGATCGATAAGACCGACGCGGTCAGCGCGGTACGCACCAAGCTCCTTCTGGTGGAGGACGATGCTGGCGTGCGGCGCTCGCTGCAGTTGCTGTTGCGGGGCCGCGGTTATGACGTGCGGGCCTATGCCACCGGCAGGCAGATGCTCGCGGATCCGCGGTCGATCGAAGCCGCCTGCCTGATCACCGATTATCGCATGGATGAGATGGACGGCCTCGACGTGTTGCGCGGCCTGCGCGACCAGGGCTGGCACCAGCCGGCAATCCTGATAACCGCGCATCACGCAGCCGATCTCGTTCGCGCGGCACGTGAGGCCGGGTTCGATACAATACTGGAAAAGCCGCTCCAGGATCATGTTCTGGTTGAGAACGTCGCGCGCACGACACGCCCAAGTTGA
- a CDS encoding NRAMP family divalent metal transporter, whose amino-acid sequence MNDGLTRNLPDAVKQPERPKLLQVLGPGLITGASDDDPSGIATYSQIGAQFGYDLGWTLLFSWPLMCAIQEISARIGRVTGRGIAGNFKRHFPMPLVYAVVGLLVIANVINLGADLGAMAAALQLLIGGPMLLYVALFAIISVLLEALVRYSRYVSVLKWLALTLLAYVGVAFVVHMPWGTVAHHLIVPRIQWNAAYLTAVVAILGTTISPYLFFWQAEEEVEEVKEREHARPLQRAPDQASAEFRRIGWDTRIGMAISNTVALFIVLTTAATLNAHGVTDIQTSSQAAQALRPIAGQFVFLIFGLGIIGTGMLALPVLGSSAAYAVGELAGWHVGLARKVKRAKGFYATIAVATLIGAILNFTPIDPIKALFWSAVVNGVAAVPVMVMMMLLTTRGDAMGGFRLHGGLKIVGWAATLVMALAAVGMFATW is encoded by the coding sequence ATGAACGATGGCCTGACGCGCAATCTTCCCGACGCCGTCAAGCAGCCCGAGCGACCGAAGTTGCTCCAGGTGCTTGGGCCTGGCCTCATCACCGGAGCCTCGGACGACGATCCGAGCGGCATCGCCACCTACTCGCAGATCGGCGCACAATTCGGCTACGATCTCGGCTGGACGTTGCTGTTCAGCTGGCCGCTGATGTGCGCCATCCAGGAGATCAGCGCGCGCATCGGCCGCGTCACCGGGCGCGGGATCGCCGGAAATTTCAAGCGGCACTTCCCGATGCCGCTGGTCTATGCCGTCGTCGGCCTACTGGTGATTGCCAACGTCATCAACCTGGGCGCAGATCTCGGTGCCATGGCCGCTGCGCTTCAGCTGCTGATCGGCGGCCCGATGCTTCTCTATGTGGCATTGTTCGCGATCATCTCGGTGCTCCTCGAGGCGCTCGTCCGCTATTCGCGCTATGTCTCAGTGCTCAAATGGCTGGCGTTGACCTTGCTCGCCTATGTCGGCGTGGCGTTCGTCGTGCACATGCCGTGGGGCACGGTCGCGCATCACCTGATCGTGCCGCGCATCCAGTGGAACGCCGCCTACCTGACCGCGGTGGTCGCGATCCTCGGCACGACGATCAGTCCCTATCTCTTCTTCTGGCAGGCCGAGGAAGAGGTCGAAGAGGTCAAGGAACGCGAGCACGCCCGCCCGCTCCAGCGCGCTCCCGATCAGGCGTCGGCCGAGTTCCGCCGGATCGGCTGGGACACGCGGATCGGCATGGCCATCTCGAACACGGTCGCGCTGTTCATCGTGCTCACCACCGCCGCCACCCTGAACGCCCATGGCGTGACCGACATCCAGACCTCCTCGCAGGCGGCGCAGGCGCTGCGCCCAATCGCCGGCCAGTTCGTCTTCCTGATATTTGGCTTGGGCATCATCGGCACCGGCATGCTCGCCCTGCCTGTGCTCGGCAGTTCGGCCGCCTATGCGGTCGGCGAATTGGCCGGATGGCATGTCGGTCTGGCCCGCAAGGTGAAGCGGGCGAAGGGCTTCTACGCCACCATCGCGGTTGCGACGCTCATTGGCGCCATCCTGAACTTCACGCCGATCGACCCGATTAAGGCGCTGTTCTGGAGCGCCGTCGTCAACGGCGTAGCCGCGGTCCCCGTCATGGTCATGATGATGCTCCTGACTACGCGCGGCGATGCGATGGGCGGGTTTCGCCTTCATGGCGGGCTGAAGATCGTCGGCTGGGCTGCGACGCTGGTGATGGCACTGGCGGCGGTGGGCATGTTCGCGACCTGGTGA
- a CDS encoding S26 family signal peptidase: MCKDQLVPLPRWQPRLARERRADRLRRRPMLAWVGFGLAMLGLSATRDRHAGPTPWLAWNASGSAPIGLWRIHPGMGVAVGDMAMVRTPDGVRQFAAGRHYVPAGVPLLKRVAAADGAHICAVGRDILIDGHRVAVRRAVDQERRPLPWWTGCRRLSRGQLFLLNRAPDSFDSRYFGPVERGAVIGRAVSLWSR, from the coding sequence ATGTGTAAAGATCAGCTGGTGCCGCTGCCTCGCTGGCAGCCGCGGTTGGCGCGTGAGCGCCGCGCCGACCGCCTTCGACGCCGTCCGATGCTCGCATGGGTTGGCTTCGGTCTCGCGATGCTCGGCCTCTCCGCAACGCGGGATCGGCACGCTGGGCCAACGCCCTGGCTGGCCTGGAATGCGTCCGGCAGCGCGCCGATCGGCCTCTGGCGGATCCATCCCGGGATGGGGGTCGCGGTCGGCGACATGGCGATGGTGCGGACGCCAGACGGTGTGCGCCAGTTCGCTGCCGGTCGTCATTATGTGCCTGCAGGCGTGCCGCTGCTCAAGCGTGTGGCCGCCGCCGATGGTGCTCATATCTGCGCGGTCGGACGCGATATCCTTATCGACGGACACCGCGTCGCCGTGCGTCGGGCAGTGGACCAAGAACGCCGGCCGCTGCCATGGTGGACCGGCTGCAGGCGGCTTTCTCGTGGTCAGCTATTCCTGCTGAACCGCGCGCCAGACTCGTTCGATAGCCGCTATTTCGGCCCGGTCGAACGCGGAGCAGTCATTGGGCGAGCGGTGTCCTTATGGTCGCGCTGA
- a CDS encoding lytic transglycosylase domain-containing protein, translating to MVALIAAAVSTLLLASVPANAARDIPYVSLYVPPASFAVTRWGPLISQAANRFNVPEAWIAAVMEAESGGRTSLNGRPITSRAGAMGLMQLMPRTWEMMRREHHLGDDPYDTNDNILAGAAWLRVLADRFGYPGLFAAYNAGPARYAEHLRSGTPLPKETRRYIASLTQMPATASTPTEMLPETGLFFALGDTKGVRQSPVHSPNGGASNTSDDGTSAPPDRPSGHATRVAQPAARAGLFISLSTMSGGRR from the coding sequence ATGGTCGCGCTGATCGCTGCCGCGGTCTCGACTCTGCTGCTCGCGAGCGTCCCCGCGAATGCCGCTCGCGACATCCCGTATGTGTCGCTCTACGTTCCACCCGCGTCGTTTGCCGTTACGCGCTGGGGACCGCTGATAAGCCAGGCCGCAAACCGATTTAACGTTCCCGAAGCGTGGATCGCGGCCGTGATGGAGGCAGAAAGCGGCGGGCGCACCTCGCTGAACGGACGTCCGATTACCTCGCGCGCCGGGGCCATGGGGCTGATGCAACTGATGCCTCGGACGTGGGAAATGATGCGCCGGGAGCATCATCTCGGCGACGATCCTTACGATACGAATGATAATATCTTGGCCGGTGCGGCATGGTTGCGCGTCCTTGCGGACCGTTTCGGCTATCCCGGCCTCTTCGCCGCCTACAACGCTGGCCCTGCGCGTTACGCTGAGCATCTGCGCAGCGGCACGCCGTTGCCGAAAGAGACACGCCGCTATATCGCAAGCCTCACGCAGATGCCGGCGACTGCCTCGACACCGACCGAGATGCTGCCGGAGACAGGCCTATTCTTTGCGCTCGGGGACACGAAAGGCGTGCGTCAATCGCCTGTCCACAGCCCGAACGGCGGTGCGTCGAATACATCCGATGATGGGACATCGGCACCGCCCGATCGTCCATCGGGACACGCCACTCGCGTGGCGCAACCCGCAGCGCGCGCCGGCCTGTTCATATCGCTTAGCACAATGTCCGGCGGTCGCCGGTGA
- a CDS encoding HdeD family acid-resistance protein has product MPAAVHERARFCDRKQSSPERIATTAFEDSSARRASASSNGWGWVLAYALAVIVLSIFALANPLTTGLATGFLLGVTLTAYGILAIVAALSSRHVAGWTIAFGALATLAGILTLFDPFGGALSIVWLIGFWFLVAGVFQLTVASRSASDRTWHVLLGVLDLVLAVAILCAGPLTALSFLAVAVGISLVFRGVFLLTLALGLNRLVHG; this is encoded by the coding sequence ATGCCGGCGGCCGTTCACGAGCGCGCGCGCTTCTGCGACCGAAAGCAGAGCTCACCAGAAAGGATAGCCACAACGGCGTTTGAAGATTCTTCCGCTCGACGCGCTTCAGCTTCCTCAAACGGCTGGGGATGGGTTCTCGCTTATGCGCTTGCCGTGATCGTGCTGAGCATCTTTGCCCTGGCCAACCCGCTGACGACCGGTCTCGCGACGGGTTTCCTGCTCGGGGTGACGCTCACCGCCTACGGAATTTTGGCGATCGTTGCCGCGCTGTCGTCGCGCCATGTTGCCGGCTGGACCATCGCATTCGGCGCCCTCGCGACATTGGCCGGCATTCTGACCCTGTTCGATCCGTTCGGAGGCGCCCTGTCGATCGTCTGGCTGATCGGCTTCTGGTTCCTCGTGGCCGGGGTCTTCCAGCTCACGGTTGCGTCTCGCAGCGCGTCCGATCGCACCTGGCATGTGCTCCTCGGGGTGCTCGACCTGGTGCTGGCAGTAGCGATTCTGTGCGCGGGTCCATTAACGGCGCTCAGCTTCCTGGCGGTCGCGGTGGGGATCAGCCTGGTATTCCGGGGCGTGTTCCTCCTGACGCTCGCGCTCGGCCTGAACCGCCTCGTTCACGGCTGA
- a CDS encoding zinc-dependent alcohol dehydrogenase family protein, with translation MAHYHVMQLDAVGTPLRRVTRAVPEPGPGEVLIRVAACGVCRTDLHVVDGEVAATLPIVPGHEIVGRIEALGTGVAELAIGDRVGVPWLGGTCGTCPYCRAGQENLCDYPLFTGATRDGGYATHVIADARFCLAIPAMFGDVEAAPLLCAGLIGHRSLVMAGEGRRIGLYGFGASAHIVAQVARWQGREAFAFTRPGDTAAQDFARSLGCAWAGGSDEAAPVPLDAAIIFAAVGALVPAALKAVHKGGRVVCAGIHMSDIPSFPYDDLWGERSILSVANLTRADGRAFLDLAAQAGVSTTTTTFPLDRANEALARLRAGQLVGAAVLVPSEAA, from the coding sequence ATGGCGCATTACCATGTCATGCAACTCGACGCGGTTGGAACACCACTCCGTCGCGTGACGCGAGCGGTTCCGGAGCCTGGACCCGGCGAGGTGCTGATCCGTGTCGCCGCATGTGGTGTCTGCCGTACCGATCTCCACGTGGTCGACGGTGAGGTGGCCGCGACGCTGCCGATCGTACCCGGCCATGAAATCGTCGGCCGCATCGAGGCGCTTGGCACCGGCGTCGCGGAACTGGCGATCGGCGACCGCGTCGGCGTGCCGTGGCTAGGCGGAACCTGTGGCACCTGCCCTTATTGCCGCGCCGGTCAAGAGAATCTCTGCGACTACCCGCTGTTCACCGGCGCTACGCGCGACGGCGGCTACGCCACACACGTGATCGCGGATGCGCGCTTCTGCCTGGCGATCCCCGCAATGTTCGGCGATGTCGAGGCGGCACCCTTGCTGTGCGCCGGACTGATCGGTCACCGCTCGCTCGTCATGGCGGGTGAGGGCCGGCGCATCGGGCTCTACGGCTTTGGGGCATCGGCGCATATTGTGGCGCAGGTCGCCCGGTGGCAGGGGCGCGAGGCGTTCGCCTTCACCCGCCCCGGCGACACGGCCGCGCAGGACTTCGCGCGCTCGCTCGGATGCGCGTGGGCCGGCGGGTCCGATGAAGCCGCGCCCGTGCCACTGGATGCGGCAATCATCTTCGCGGCGGTTGGCGCACTGGTGCCGGCCGCCCTCAAGGCGGTGCACAAGGGCGGCCGCGTCGTGTGCGCCGGGATCCACATGAGCGACATCCCGTCTTTCCCTTACGATGATTTGTGGGGAGAACGGTCGATCCTGTCGGTCGCGAACCTCACCCGGGCCGACGGCCGCGCCTTCCTCGATCTCGCCGCGCAAGCCGGCGTCAGCACGACGACGACGACCTTCCCGCTCGATCGGGCAAACGAGGCACTGGCGAGGCTCCGCGCAGGCCAGCTCGTGGGAGCGGCCGTGCTCGTTCCGTCCGAGGCCGCCTAG
- a CDS encoding response regulator transcription factor: MTDRRTIHLVDDEEAIRKSTGFMLRTSGFAVETYASGVAFLKVMQGAEPGCILLDVRMPEMDGLEVQDVLRERGVTWPVIVLTGHGDVSIAIRAMKGGAVDFIEKPFEKVALLAAISNAMARLDNADKRLDQAAEAELRIAALTDRERDVLQELARGHPNKTIAYDLDISPRTVEVHRANLMSKLGVRSFADVLRLAFAAGLPRDP; this comes from the coding sequence TTGACGGATAGACGCACGATCCACCTGGTCGACGACGAGGAGGCAATCCGCAAATCGACTGGTTTCATGCTGCGCACCTCCGGCTTTGCGGTCGAGACCTACGCGTCGGGAGTCGCCTTCCTTAAAGTTATGCAAGGGGCCGAGCCTGGCTGCATCCTGCTCGACGTTCGCATGCCCGAGATGGACGGGCTGGAGGTGCAGGACGTGCTGCGCGAACGCGGCGTCACATGGCCGGTGATCGTTCTAACTGGGCACGGCGACGTCTCGATCGCCATCCGCGCGATGAAGGGGGGCGCCGTCGATTTTATCGAGAAGCCGTTCGAAAAGGTGGCTCTGCTAGCCGCCATCTCCAACGCCATGGCGCGGCTCGACAATGCCGACAAGCGGCTTGATCAGGCCGCCGAAGCCGAGCTGCGCATCGCCGCACTCACCGATCGCGAGCGTGACGTGCTTCAGGAGCTCGCACGGGGACATCCCAACAAAACGATCGCCTATGATCTCGATATCAGCCCGCGCACCGTCGAAGTGCATCGTGCCAACCTCATGAGCAAGCTTGGTGTGCGCAGCTTCGCGGATGTACTTCGGCTCGCTTTCGCGGCCGGGCTGCCGCGCGATCCGTAG
- a CDS encoding cation diffusion facilitator family transporter, translating into MVALLIFAGGAGVSVYEGIAHIRFPEPIDHPVVNYVVLGAAFLFEGASWRVAHRAFRQAQGDMGWWEAIRRSKDPATFVVLFEDSAALVGILIAAFFIALAEVQSDPRLDGVGSVLIGIVLGGVAILLARESKGLLIGERASPALSADVTAIAQAESGVCAVNKVLTIHLAPDQVLVTISLDFEDDLTTRRIEAAVTAIERRAMAAHPEIVSVFIRPQAREAIAP; encoded by the coding sequence ATCGTAGCCCTCCTGATCTTTGCAGGTGGCGCCGGGGTGTCGGTGTACGAGGGTATCGCGCACATCCGTTTTCCCGAGCCGATCGATCATCCCGTCGTCAACTATGTGGTCCTCGGCGCTGCCTTCCTGTTCGAGGGCGCATCCTGGCGGGTTGCCCATAGGGCATTTCGCCAGGCGCAAGGCGACATGGGCTGGTGGGAAGCCATCCGGCGGAGCAAGGATCCCGCCACCTTCGTGGTGCTGTTCGAGGACAGCGCGGCGCTGGTCGGCATCCTCATCGCGGCCTTCTTCATCGCTCTGGCCGAGGTGCAGAGCGATCCGCGTCTCGACGGCGTCGGGTCTGTGCTGATCGGCATTGTGCTCGGCGGTGTCGCGATCCTGCTGGCGCGCGAGAGCAAGGGGCTGCTGATCGGCGAACGCGCCAGTCCAGCGCTGAGCGCGGACGTCACAGCCATCGCCCAAGCGGAATCGGGGGTCTGCGCGGTCAACAAAGTCCTCACCATTCATCTGGCACCGGATCAGGTGCTGGTGACGATCAGTCTCGATTTCGAGGACGATCTCACCACCCGAAGGATCGAGGCCGCTGTGACCGCGATCGAGAGACGGGCGATGGCAGCGCATCCCGAAATCGTCAGCGTGTTCATACGGCCTCAGGCGCGTGAGGCCATCGCGCCCTGA